In Dermacentor silvarum isolate Dsil-2018 chromosome 10, BIME_Dsil_1.4, whole genome shotgun sequence, the genomic stretch CAACTGCCCGTTGACTGTGAAAATGGCTCATTTGGCCATTGATCGAGTAACCATGACAACTGGCCATTGACTATGACAATGGCCCATTTGGCCATTGATCGAGTAACCATGACCACTATGACAATCTGGCCATTGACCGAGTAACTATGACAACCATGGCAACTATGACAACCATGGTGTTGCCCGCCGGAGGCCACGCCCTCTTTAGAGTGGCGATAAAGTAAGTATAGCAAACGCGACCATTAAAGTATAGCTTCGTTGTTTCGTCAACAAACAAGTGCTTGAACTTAACGTGGCGTCATGAAACGTAACGATGATGCTATCGATATTTCTTTTTAATCTGTGCTATTGGTACCAGCATGATTTCTCTACTGATACATTCGCATGTGACTATGTAGGGAAAAAAACGTGTTTCCCAAAACCAGAAGTGTTGTAGAAGTCACTGATCTCTACTGTCTTAGAAGTAGATCCTTGGAAATCGGGCACGTATGTACGCTGTTTAGGGTATTGGCCTAGAACCGGGAAGGCCGAAGTAAAGTAAGAAATAAGACGACAAGATTTTAGAATAGGTAAGTTGGAACCGAAAGATAGAGATTGGAGAGACTGATTTTTATCAAAATGAGAAATTACATGATAactataaaaataaaacaaataaaattcagttttgttcaaagGAAGCTTTACATTTTGAATTTAGAGTTTAAATCTCATTGATCCTAAAAGAAAAATCGTGGTTGGCAGTGctaaccttcccgtcgctgtgcccaagagTAAGAGGCACCCAAgaatagtaaattttgaacagtTAAACCTAATTCAAGAAGGCGGAATGGTTCTTCTATAGGGTTCGTTTTCTTAAGCTAATAAACCGTCGACAAgacattaaaaaaacaaaaaaacaggtACTCAATGGTATCATCTGCCCTACAGACAGGATAAATCGCTGGGGGTGCCAGACCATTCATGTGTAAATACAAAATTTAAACAGGGTATGCCGACTGCGTAGCCTATACAATAGCTACTTCAATTCTGTTATATGGTTGCATTGTGCGTGGAGCttcgtttctttcctttttttttacattaaggtcatcatcattatcattccTACGAGAGACAAAGTGTCCTTAATTAATTCGAATGGTGGCTTGCCCTGCATTCTACTGCATGCAGATGAAAGCTCGGTGGCGTATATCAAATGACGCACACAAAAGCACCGCTCACTCACACAGCGCGTGCAGAAACTAACACTCTCTCGACGCTAATCACAATGTACTGGtcggattgattgattgattcatatGATGCCATTGAATACGTTGGCAACTTCCGTTCGCTGGCTTTCCCACTACATTAAATAGTCAAATTAAAATGACGGGAAATAACGAATATTACTGCCAATGAAGTTTGCTTTTACAAAGTGaataaaaagttttttttttttttgaaaactagGCAGTGTATATTCTCCCGGCAGCCAGGAGACTTTCTAAAGCGAGTTTCTCCCGGCACTCACCTCCTGTTGGCTCTCGGAAGGTTAggtttggttaggttaggttatgttAGGGCACACCTGCAGGCTCTCGGGCACACCTGCAtgcaggcagtttttttttttttttcccggcagTTTGTCACGCgacttccgagcgccaataggaggtgagttCCGGAAGAAATTCCGTTTGCAGAAATTCTCCcagctgccgggagaatagactcTGCCATCATACTACGTGCTATACAGGATCGTCAGGGTTACACTACAGCTGCCTTCGACGAAGACCGAGGATTTCCCGTAAAGTCACTCTGCCGAAAAACAAGCGTACCGCAGCGTTTGTCGCTGAAACTAGAAGCGACGCCGATGACGGATGCCCGTGACACAAGCGCACGGCGGTGTTTACCGTGTTTGCGTTTGCACATTTCGTGTACGTCGCCCGTTGAGTCGGCTCTGCGACATATCCGCTATACGCACTGCTGGTTATTCCACGTATTTACTAAGTAAGCCTTCCGCTTAGTCATAGCTTCTCGTCTATACCCGGCGAGTTTCGAAGCCCAGCGAAATTTAATTTCATTGAGTGATTGATTGTctaattgattgattgagcgCCACACGTATACAGTAAGAAGAGAGTGGTGGACATACCTTATATTCACACTCTGTCGCATATAGAGATATAAGAAAGTGGGGAGTCGATACGGGGTTAACGTTGTGTTGTGTAAACCAGTAAGTTTGGAAATTAAAATAGCAGGGCACCATGCCTTAATGGAGCAGACATTCACATTTGTCGTGGCACCCGCGTCCCGTGAACTTTTGTGGCCGACTATACACGCCGTTGTGGTACTCAAATTGGTATAAGAGCAAGCGTCTGTGATGGCTTGCCGTTGCCTtctgatttaaaaaaaaggaaagcacaaTCTCATGTACAGCAATATTTTGATTGAAGGTACTGTATacttgccccctccccccccccccacccccctccccccttcactGCTGCCTCCTTTCTCGGAGTTCCAAAGCCCCTGTTCGTGTGGCTTTCCTTGGAGCTCTAGCACTATCTCTCAAACCCTAAATCTGCACTCGAATATACGATTCGTTGTTCAGCTGCACAGTGGAAAAAATAAaagggctcattcacaccggcgacgtgaggaggtcgcgcgatcgaTTGCGACTGCCGACCCAAAAAGCGACCGGCCAGTCGCCACGTCGAAATGTCTCTAGATATTTCGTTCAAGTCTGCTCGCAATGCTATAGCTATCgccacgtaaaataagcgtcaaCGTTTACACAGACGTCCTCTTCctgcgcatctgattggttcaacGGTTTTGCGACTACGCTCGCGCGACTTGAAAAAAATCGAGCATCGAGCgacttttcgagaaaagcgaccatcgctatgcgaccactgtcagtcgccggtgtgaacgAGCCTGATCCAGTGCTCCAGACAGAAATGACGGAGGCTGAACGCGCTGTCGCGGTATTCCTTTGAAGCAATCGCGCCATGCCTGTAATGAAGGACCCTGCCCGCGTATAGTACACGTGCGCAAAGCGCATCCCGGTCTTTCAACACACACTGGGCGCATCGTGCTCTTGCAATAAGCAGTGTCGCATCCTGTTAACCTGCAGGGAGGCTGAACGTGAGAATGCTGCCAGGGCAACGAAAACCGTGGTTGGGGGGGAGGAGGGTTGAAAGAGGATGAGGATGAGTAAAAAGGTTTCGCGGCAGAGTGATGGAGCAACGCGCGGACGCTGAGGAATGCGTACACAAACTCACCTATCCGCTCTGTTTCCGGGCGACGTCTACACTGCAACTACACTAGCGCTGCTTTCTACGGCCAACATGTGCTGCTGTCGCTTCGGCTTCCCCTACACGAGCTGGCTTCGTTTGCGTGGGTATGCGTCATCGGCACACGCCCCCGTCGTGGACTGACGCCGTCGCGTCTCCGATGAACATTCCTCGCAGGAGAGTCTGCGCAGTATAGTATGCGTGtatgcaacagcagcagcgacgACTCAGAAGCAGCTGCGAAAAAAACCCGATTCTTCGGCCAGTCGCTGGATGGACTGCTCGCTCGAGCTCTGCGCACAGCTCGGGCCGCTCGGACAGTGTGGTCGACGGCCGAGCGGCCATGTCAACGTGACCCCTGTGATTCGATAAGGTTCGATAACGAGGAAGCGCGATAAGGCGTATATGTATAGGCTTTAGTGCTCGACAAAGCCACTGGACAAATTGATTTTCATTTCTGCGGTCCGCTATACTGGGCTGTGTATTGCGCCAAATGTAATCGCGTAATTGAACGCCGTGAAAGAGGGCGCTTGTGGGACTAATtgttctttgtttcttttatttgtctTCTATTCAAGCCGCTTCGCAAAAGTGTGTCAAAATGCATACACCGGGGAGCTTTGCAGTTGGCGATTCCAGCCACTTATATGCCAATAAAAAAAGCAAGTGTTACatgtttgtaaaacgtgaaggcgaaaacctgccatctgtggaagacgacgacgaacgcgcgagcagtggcacgagcgcgagaggCAGTAtgaaaacgctggcatgatcagcggcatcggagtcagttgtggaagacgacgacgacgatgaacgcgcgagcagtgtcacgagcgcgtctctgtgaccacgtgacgtgtgcaatcaggcacgcactaggcacaccttttaGTAAGCcgcaaccgtggagcagccgtggcttcagggaagcgtgctcgattcccacccaaaccgaaatgtaccaaattatCTTTTCAAAGccgctaatttactttgtttacaggaacctccctgagaaatgtgacgtaaatcagagcatttttagacgtgtttttactctttgcggcgtcggccatttttcgtcacggcgcagtttcgccaaggtcgcCGCCAAGGGCAcggccaacatagacacctaaggctttcgccttaaaaaaacgCGCGGACTTGGGTGAACTGCATGATGATTGCTCTCCCGTGCCACATTTCGCACGAGACGCATAGAATGTTCCCATTTTGCGTGAAAGGAGCGCAAACTATCATTAATTGAACAGGGGCAGTCGCATTTAACCACACATTCTCTGTTACGCCGCTTGCTTGGTGCTTTTTGCACGTGTTCCGCTAGCGTTCTGCTTACTCTGTTTTTTAATATAGTTTTTTATAGCCTCAAGGGTAATGGTGCTAGCTATGAGATTTAAGGCTGCAAAAATGAGTTTACTGTTGTGCCTATGTTAGCGAATGACAATTCAAATGACTTAGCTTTTCCTGACGTGACAGGAATATTTCTTTATTGCATGATTTTGATTGACTCTGCAGCTTGAATGACTTGAAAACGCGGCGCTGCTGCCTCGACAGGGACGATCACGAACAGAAGCGTTTCATGGGTGACGATGACTTGCCTCTTGGGTACAGCTACAGCATGCTACACCGACGCTGCTTCTTTCGTCCagtctggaaaaaaaaataaacaaatgggACTTTCTAAGGGTGTAACTGAAGAAGAGACAATTAACGTACAAGAACACATAAAATGTACACGGGCGCGAGACTTCTTTAAATCGCATTGTTTCCCATACGGCCTATTATACTCTCGGAGAGGCGGGCGCCAGGAAGAAAATTTGTAAGCGCTAAACGAAAGAACGCCAACAAATTACGGGTAGACTAGAGGGTTGCTGTCTCCCAACcctttataagaaaaaaaaaaaagaaagctataaaATCTAGTACGGGGATACCCGATTGTGAGACAGGCACATAGTGGACCAGGCACTGCATCTTGTCGCGATACCCTTTCCATATACATCTAAGCACCTACAGCTAAAGGAAAGAGCTAGAAGGGTGCGTCAATGGGAAGGCAGAAacagtcggcccaacacgtgatcatgTCACGGTAACATTTAGTGTCTTCCTCCGCCGCGCCAACCGCACTCAGCGCGCGCTCTTCCGATAAGACAAAGAGTGCGACGATGAGCTACTGCAGCACTCGCTCGTTGCAAACAAGACAGTAAATGTATATACGTTGCAATAAATGACAGGAGTTGCACGAACACATAGCGAGCAAACGTACACATAGCGGTTTGCACAAGAACTCCCAAACAAGTGCGCGCCGTTTAAAACCTACCAGTAACCAAACACACTGGGCCCAGTCCCGCGAGCGCAGGGTCACGTGCTGGGCCGACTTTTTGAGAGAGAAAAAGCTAAGGGGATGGCTTCGTTCAGAGTTGGCTTGCGAAGGATAGCTTCTTGACGTAACGCTTCCTCctagtgtattttttttctttgtccagTAGTAGAatatcaatagcctggcaagagaacaataattcaggttcgccagtcagcctctagagtctgtaaaggagtgcgtttatctaggggaccctgatcatgagaaggaaatctacagaagaataaaattgggttggagtgctcacggcaggcatcgccagatcctgactgggagcttaccactgtcgttgaaaagaaaagtgtacaatgattgcattctaccggtgctaacatatgtggcagaaacttggaggttaacaaagaagctcgagaacaagttaaggaccgcacaaagagcaatggaacgaaaaatgttaggcctaacgttaagagacaggaagagaacggtgtggatcaaagagcaaactgggacagccgatattctaattgacatcaagagaaaaaaaaaatggagctgggcaggtcatgtaatgcgtaggatggataaatggtggaccatttgagttacagtatggataccaagagaagagaagcgcacaGAAAACTAGTTGGAGTTATGAAGTTAGGGAATTcgcaggcgcgagttggaatcagctagcgcaagacaggggtaattggagatcacagggcgaggccttcgtcctgcagttgacataaatataggctgataatgatgatatcAATCAAGGAAATCTTGCGTTGTTTAGCGATGGCTGATGTAAGAACTCAGCATTCCCCTCCCCTCACAGGTAACCGCAACATCCGAAATACGTGGAACTTTGGCATCGACCGTGCTGCGCTATCTCACCACAGATAACACGAAGGAGATAGCAGGAAGTGACCACGTATTGAtgctgttaaaaaaattaaagtcTATCGATGGTCTGTTGGAGTAACGGTGCCCAGGGAACGTAAACGCAGTCGAGCACGGCCGAGGGTTAGGTGGATGGGATGAGATTAGGAACTTTGCAGGTACAGTGTGGAGTCAGCTAAAAGGCTATTTTAATGTAATATTATACGTAAGTGACATATTTCATGTCCTGCCTTTTTATTTTACTTACCCGCGTTTGGTAGCGAACTGCTAAATAGCTAAATGTGGTATAAAAGTTCAAAGGCTTCACTTGCACCTATCATCATTTTTCATTCATACAATTTAACGTTGCGGGGAAGTCGGCGACAAACTATATGCTTGTTGCCACTTTTTCTCATAAATTAATCATTCACTCAACTAATCCCTACTGAAAGAAATCCGTagtccccataactcctatatccaataacatcatatggcATACGGAGAAAACAGGTTTTTACATGGGATCCTGtgtgtttcatatcggattattggatatgggaatTACGAGCCATATGGATCTTTCAATAggaatcaatcagtcaatcaatcaatcaataaagcaATGAGGATAGTTGGTGTCTTGACCTGCTGCTGAAGGGACGCCTTGATGGCCGCGTCGAAGACCTCCTTGACGCCGATCCTCTTCAGGGCCGAGCACTCGACGTAGGCCGCTGCCCTGATGCGGCTAGCCACTGCTCGTCCTTCGGCAGCCGTCACGGGCGGCTTGTAGTTGCGCGGCAGCACCAGCGGTGGCCGGTAGTCGTCACGGACGTCCTGCGCACGGGGCGGGTGCCCGAGAGTTACCGGTAACGCGAGCCGTCACCTCGTTTAACCCTCTCATGGGGACGTactctgcgacgatccacttcggctatactatcgccttggcgatcaggcgcgcgctgattggctggttgcgCAAAATCGATGGATCTCATTGGccggttgagcactacgtcatccgattttgctcaaccaacCTATCAGCGCGCTCCtgacggcgatactatcgccgaggTGACActgtcgccgaaagtgatcgtagCAGAATACGTCGCCTGGTCCAATGATAGTGCCCGGCGTAGACGGGTAAGTAGACAGCTATGCGGACAGCGGCCAACCTAAGGGTTGTTGCAGTTCTGACGAAGCCAGCAAAAGAGACAGCTTCGCGGAGACAGCCTATCGAAGTCAATAACTATGCGGGCTACTTGGCTGTGCAAACATGATGGAGGCTGAGCAGAACGGCTTGTAAACTCCCCGGGAAGGTCGTCTGCTCACAGAAAAATGTGGTCACGCTTTCTTAGGCGATTAACGCAAGCTACGTTGTGTtctgtatctatctatctatctatctatctatctatctatctatctatctatctatctatctatctatctatctatctatctatctatctatctatctatctatctatctatctatctatctatctatctatctatctatctatctatctatctatctatctatctatctatctatctatctatctatctatctatctatctatctatctatctatctatctatctatctatctatctatctatctatctatctatctatctatctatctatctatctatctatctatctatctatctatctatctatctatctatctatctatctaaagtCATACCCTTTTGTTTCCGACAAGCACGATCGGAACCTTGGGAAGGTAGTGGCGTATCTCGGGCTCCCACTTGTACTCAACGTTGCTCAGGCTGTCGGGGTTGTCGAGCGTGAAGCACATGAGCACCACGTTGGCCTGCCCGTAGGAAAGGGGCCGGAGTCTGTCGTAATCCTCTTCGCCGGCCGTGTCCCAAAGCGACAGTCGAACCTGCGACCGACGAAATTTCCGGCATCGCGGGGTGCGAAGATTCTATAGCAGATGCATAACACTGCAGTCATACGGGCGACGAACCTCTTGGGGCACCAACTTTACACGCTTGGTCAGAAAGCACATGGTACATACATCTTGAAGTCGTAGCAGGGCGAAATAGAGGGACAAAGTCAGAGCACAAACGACAAAGATTTTACTTAGCCCACCGGGAAACAGATATTGGCCGATTCTGTCAGAACAATCGGGAAACTTTGTAAACGTTTCATATAGCGCCTCTTAAACGCGCAAAGAAAACGAAAGCTTAGCAATTTTATTAGCCTTTAATTAACACACACAGTTCAAAATTCAAACCTACACAGCGCTACGCCACGGAGCTATACTGCGTACTGCGGCGGGCTTTTTTCTGTTGTGCCCGTGTCcatcgcgcacgcacgcacacgcacacgcacacgcacacgcgcacgcgcacgcacacgcacacgcgcacgcgcacgcacacgcgcacgcgcacgcacacgcacacgcacacgcgcacgcacacacacacacacacacacacacacacacacacacacacacacacacacacacgcacacgcacacgcacacgcacacacacacacacacacacacacacacacacacacacacacacacacacacacacacacacacacacacacacacacacacacagtagtACAGGTCACGCACAGTACTAGCAAGAATGTAGTAGCAGATGAGAGAAAACAGTCATGACGTGCGTTTGGACTACCCGTGAGTTGACAAGAAAATACAGGCTCAAAATACAGCGAACAcgaaatgcacaaaaaaaaaaaacaacgatagGAAGAATGAATTTATACGCAATGCAGACGCACAAAGTGAAATTCACTAGTGCACTGGAAAGTCCGCAATGTTAAGTTCTGAGTGCGGTCCTCATTGTCAAGTCACATTCCTAGGCGGTGAAggaaatcggctttatcgcggaATTCCTGCTCCATATACTTTTGCTACGGAGATGTTCCCTTTAGGATTTAACGTGGTACCTCAAAAGAAAATTGGATTATCACGTTCGTAACATACCAACAGTTATAtatacccaccgtggttgctcagtggctatggtgttgggctgctgagcacgaggtcatgggatcgaatcccggccacggcggctgcatttcgatgggggcgaaatgcgaaaacatccgtgtacttagatttaggtgcacgttaaagaaccccaggtggtccaaatttccggaatcccccactacggcgtgcctcataatcagaactggttttggcacgtaaaaccccataatttaattgaaCAGTTATATacatatagggtgtcccagctaacgttattCAAGCCGTtcaacgaaaaataaaaaaatgtcacagtttcgccctaagggcgaagcaatgaatgcgatagcaacacagcaatgtcatacgaagtaaggtgagcggctttggtagcaacaacacgcagaactgttgtcgacgccatcggcgttttgcccgcgttagctcaaaatgcgtgcggcgttggtgactgttgctggagcctctgatataaataggcacttggtgccgcagctaaacgtcgcctcccttccctccccctcccccacggcctctcgcgcgtccgaagaaggcgcgtttgctctacatatatggtgattgtaaaggagaaaagagacgcctacttctgcagcccttaagcgagcacggcgcagaacgcgcgtttgttctccgccgtgcgttcactccccgtgaaagacgcgcccctcgcgccctttcactcgcacatacagcgttcggcgcgcggcgacgtaaggcctcacggcctcccactccaccccgggcctgaccggcctggcacaacacccctgcagactctgcagcacaccaaggccttccatctcggcctgatacgtgccgcctatgcctgccggttttgcttcgcccagccatggcgtctccactctatcccttctttcgctcccacttacccctccccgttggcgctgagccgtgctccctcaagggctgcagaagatagcgccaacctttccctttccctcaagaaccacttaccaccggcgacgatttcatctccaaatgacgtcatacggaacctcacggcgacggcgacgccgacggcagaaatctgcttttgagtgtccatataattgctatcgcaataataataataaaaaaaacgctgAAAAACGCGATTTTAACACCTACGATGTTCGGTTGTCAGAACGCTGATAACCAAACACCGCAGGTTTTGTAATTGCGTCTTGTATCGTgcttttttttaaaataatttatttCGTTGAACATTCGCCAACTTTAGCTGAGCCACCCGGTATGTTTAAGAGCCGCTTTGAAAAACGATTACGTGCCCGCGATGCCTTTGCACCTGATAAGTGAGGAGGTTATAACAGACACGAGAAGATGTATATGGCAGGTGCACCCGTATACGTATATGTAAATACCCTCTGCTGGTTGCACTCGACGAAGGTGCTGTACGTCTCGAACACGGTCGGCACGTAGACGTCCGGGAAGCTGTCGCTGCAGTAAGTGACGAGAAGGCAGGTCTTGCCACAGTTGCCGTCGCCGACCACGACGAGCTTCCGGTCGACGGAGTCCTTCCCGGTCATGACACTCCCGACGTCTTCCAGAACACGCTTCCCACGGGTCCCCCCAACGCTCCCAGCTTTCGGCAAAACTATAGACGCCGCAAGCCGAAGGAGCGGCGACGTCTCGAGCGAGACGGTCGGAGAGTCTCAGTCGTTGTCGGATTGGCCATCGCTCCGGATGAGGCGTTTGAGGAGAAGCTTGCGAGGCACGGGGTTCATCTCGAAGGAGCGTCCGCCGCGTTCGTATGAAAAGTCTTACCACTTTTTTTCCGCGGAGACAAAGCGGAGTTCTGCCAACCAGGCTGCAGGATCCGATTTTGATCCGTTTGCTCACACGTGACGTCGTCCGTCGATGTTTTCGTTTCCTGGTCGGCGCGCCAGCGCTGCAGCGACTCGGTTCTTGCTGCTTCCGCTGATAAAGAGAACCGCGGTTCCCCCCTCAGCGG encodes the following:
- the LOC119466111 gene encoding ras-like GTP-binding protein rhoA, which codes for MTGKDSVDRKLVVVGDGNCGKTCLLVTYCSDSFPDVYVPTVFETYSTFVECNQQRVRLSLWDTAGEEDYDRLRPLSYGQANVVLMCFTLDNPDSLSNVEYKWEPEIRHYLPKVPIVLVGNKRDVRDDYRPPLVLPRNYKPPVTAAEGRAVASRIRAAAYVECSALKRIGVKEVFDAAIKASLQQQTGRKKQRRCSML